The genomic region GAGGAAGGGGCTATCCAGGCTCGGTGACCTGGAGGACGTGAGTAGGGATGCCCTTGCCCTGGTAAACCTGGAGATGGCCAGGGCCATAAGGCTTGTCACGGTGGAGAGGGGGCTGGATCCTTCAAGCTTCAGTCTCGTGGCCTTCGGTGGGGCTGGGCCACAGCACGCGGTTTACCTGGCAGAGGAACTGGGAATTTCCAAGGTGTTGATTCCACCTTACCCTGGGTTGTTTAGTGCCCTAGGCCTCCTCCTGGCTGACTGGCGCTTTGAGGCTAGGAAATCCTTTCCCAGGGACCTCGAGGCCGAGTTCGTGAAGCTGGAGAGGGAGCTTTACGACAGGTTGAAGGGGAAGGTGGGTCACTTCCTCAGGTACGCTGACGTCAGGTATCAGGGCCAGGGCTGGGAGCTCACAGTCCCCGTGAACGACGTCAACGAGATCAGGCAAGTCTTTGAGGAGAAGCACCTCTCAACCTACGGCTTCGTGATGAGCGATAGGGAGATTGAGGTCGTGACCATAAGGGTGTTCGCCGTGAGAAGGAGACCCCTCCCACAGCTCTCAGTTGTGTCGGGGCAGGGGGACAGCCCCGTCAAGAGGAGGAAGGCCCTCCTAGAGGACGAGTGGGGTGAAGTGGACGTGTACGTTAGGGAGAAGTTGAGGAGGGGGGTTAGGGTGAGAGGTCCCGCAATCATAGAGGAGTTCAGCTCCACTACGGTGGTCAAGGACGGGTGGGAGGCCCTAGTAGACGAGTCCATAACCTTGGTGAGACCATGACCTCCTGGGAAATAGTGAGCAGGGCCCTCGAGTTCGTCGCCGAGGAGATGGGGGTAATGCTCAAGAGGTCTGCGATGTCGCCCAACATAAGGGAGAGGATGGATCACAGCTGTGCCATCGTCAACGAGAGGGGTGAGGTCGTGGCCCAGGCGGAGCACATCCCCGTTCACCTGGGATCGTTCAGCGTTGGGGTCAAGAATCTCCTGCAACAGGTTGAGCTCGAGGAAGGGGATATGGCGATCGTGAATGATCCCTACGTGTCGGGGACACACCTCAACGACGTCATGGTAATGGCACCGTTACCTGGGGGACTGGGATATGTGGTGAACAAAGCACATCACGTTGACGTTGGAGGGCCGATGCCGGGAAGCCTCAACCCCTCAGCCTCCACGCTGTATGAGGAGGGTTTCGTCATACCCCCTCTCAAGTTGATGAGGAAGGGGAAACTCAACGAGGATGTGGTGAAGATGATCAGGGAGAACTTTAAGGTCCCTGACACCTCACTTGGGGACCTGAACGCCCAGATCTCGGCTAACCTTGTGGGGATAGCCAGGGTAAAGCAACTAGTGGAGAGGTACGGCGTCTCGCAGGTGGTTGAAGCATGGAACACCTCAATGGAGTACGCAAGGAGGCTCACGTTGACAGAGCTGGCGAGATGGCCCAAGGGGTCTGGGGAGGACGAGGACTATCTGGAACTTGATAGGCTGACCAGGATTAGGGCGAGGGTGGAGATTAGCGACCAGGGAGTCTTGGCCGACTTCACGGGCACGGATCCCCAGGTTGAGTCCCCCTTTAACGCCGTGTATGGGGTAACGTTCTCCGCGGTTAGCTTCGTGATAAGGTCTCTCCTTGGGAAGGACGTCCCAACAAACGAGGGCTTCTATAGCGTGGTCAGGGTTAAGGCACCCCTGGGGAGCCTCGTGAACCCCACGAAGCCGTCAGCTGTGGGTGGAGGAAACGTGGAAACCTCACAGAGGATAGCTGACGTCACGTTCAAGGCCCTGTCCCACCTGATGCCCGTCCCGGCAGCCGGGTCCGGGACAATGATGAACATCATGATGGGAGGGTTGAGAGGGAGGTACTGGGCCTACTACGAGACTGTGGGAGGAGGCATGGGGGCCAGGCCTAACCGCGACGGAGTCTCAGCGGTCCAGGTCAACATGACCAACACCTTGAACACGCCTATAGAGATAGCGGAAAGGCAGTACCCCCTTCTCTTCACGGCATACAGGGTGAGGGAGGGAAGCGGAGGAAGAGGGAGGTTCAAGGGAGGTGACGGGATAGTTAGGGCCTTCAAGGTCATGGACAGGACGAGGTTGTCAGTGATGGCTGAGAGGTTCCTTATCCCACCTTGGGGGCTATTAGGTGGTGGAAACGGGAAACCAGGAAGGGTGACGATCGTGAGAGGTGGAGTCAGAAGGGAGATGCCCAGTAAGTTCTCAACTGTTCTGGAGTCAGGGGACGAGGTCGTGATAGAGACGCCAGGAGGCGGGGGACTAGGAAAAGAGGAGGAAACCTCGGAAGGCTAAGATTGAGAAGTCCATGAAAACATCATTTAATCTATGACGATCTCTCAGGAGACCTGGCCTAGTTCCTTGTGGAGGGGAATTGTCCTTATCACCGGGTTCACGGTCACTTTGGTCATCCCGTATCTCGGAAGCATCCTGATGGCAACAAGTCTGTCCAAACTATCGGGGGGATTGATTATATCCCTACCCCCCGTAGGCCTATTACCGAGGAGACCGGTCATAACACCGTCGATGATAACCTTGAGATTACTCGAGGATATTTTCTCTGGTGTCACCCATATCGATATTGTAAGCTCGTAATTCCCGACACCTCTAACTTGCCTGTTCACAATCTCAGCAATTTGGGCTTTCTTCTGCTTATCATTACCACTTGGTTGAACCTCTACGCTCAGTATGGGATCGCCCACCTCGTAGTGTTGAAAAGTGGAAGAATCGTTTCTATAGAAGAGGTACTCTGCGAGGGCCCTTGGCCTGACAGGTCGAGGCATCTTCTCCAACACTACACCCCTCTTCATCGCCTCATCGTACTTCCTCCCCTCATTCCTGTTTAGATTATAAGCAAGGAGATTGTCCAGGTCAGGTAATTTATTATCCTCCGATTTGGCAAGACAGTAGTGCACTTCCCCATGAAGTATTCCCTGAGAGCCAAGGGAGTGGACATAGTTAACCAAGGTGTTCCTGGCAATGCCCACCTCGATGGGGCTTGGGTTCAAACTGAGCATCTCTTGGAGCGAACGCATAACCCCTGACGTGAAGGTTATGCGCCTTTTGTCAGCAATCTCTCTTCGAGTGTTGGGATAGGGGATCGTCCTATCACCAATGGCATATACGAAATTCATCTATTCTATTATGAATATCACTCCTAAAAATTTTCACATGACAATCTCATACAAATCAAGACGAGAATCTCTCCATGTCTCTGATGACTTTTGTGTGAATCTTTCCAAGAATGCATCGAAAGAAGTGGATCTCATCCTTTCCCCTAGAGATAAGCCTTCACCAATTCAACCCCTCAGGTCTATCCCTAGTTCATTTATGTACTCCCCGATCTCTTTTCCCCTATGGACCCTCACTAATACCTCATCCTTCTCCCTAAATCTCTTGAACTGCCACACCTGAATATCCTTACCCTCATCCAGGAATTCGAGAAATTCAAGGGACTGGGTGGTCACGAACCATTGAGCCCGTGAAGTCCTCATAATCTCAATAAGTTTCACCATCAGCGTCTTGTGTAGGTGATTTTCAACATTATCGTACACCACCACGTCAAGTGAGGAAGCCAGGAGGAGAAGTACCATGGACGAGATTCCGCCACCCAACATTGGCAGATAAAGCATCTTCCCCCTCTCATCCAGCACGGCAATTTGATTTCTGCCCAGCTCATCGGGAACATAGCCTATGAAGTCGAGTCCCAGAACCCGCTTTATCTCCTCCTTTCCCTTGGCAAGTCCGGGGCTAACGCATGAGAGGAAGTTCCCATAGAATAGGCTGTTCATTGGATTTGGCATGGAATAGGCCACAAAATCGATCTCCCTAGATCTCCCTTTCCTTGATACCTGAACCGAGTTCGAATTACCCGTGCTGGTTGCCACCGAGTAGTATGCAATGAGGGTTTCCTCTTCTGAAGGGCCAGTAACCTTGAGCCCGCTATACCTTAAGGGGTGGCCAAAACTCGTGGGGAGCAATAACTTGAGTACCTCCTCACTACTGGCATTGCTAAGGGTCAAATCGTTCACGGTCATGGAAACCTCTTCACTGGCTAGATAATACAACCAAGAGTCGTCCATTCTCAGGGTGGGTAATAGCCCAACGACGTTGTTGGGCGACCTGGAGTAATGAAGTAACGCGGTGGACAGGGCCTCGAGAAATAACGTCTTAAGGCTCCCGTTAGATCCAGTTATTATGTTTATCTTTGAGGGTTTAAGTTCAACCTCCTTACCGTCCTCATTCATGAAGCTTACTCCTCTAATCTTCCTTATGATCACTTTCTCGACAACGGGATACTTAGTGGTGGCTTCGCTTCGCATGAAAAAGAACTGTACGCCTAGTTTTTATCCCTTCATGAGAACATACTGAGTGTGTCCAACAAGTCCAAGAACGAGCACATGGAGGTTGGTTCTCATCCCCTCTTCCTTCTGCGCACTAACTGAATAATATACTCTCCTGGTTCCCAGGCCAACTCACATTGGAAAGTAAGGCAAAACACATTTCTTAAAGATCTCCTCCAGATCGCTCAATCGTTGTAAGGTTAAATCCTTACATACCTCTGCCTTCCTACCTTTGGCCTCCTCTTCGTTGACCTGAAGTAAATTTTCCATGTTCGGCATAACCACAAGCGAGTGTACACTAAACCCCCCAATTTTACACTTAACGTAAATGATCCGACACGTAATATCCGACCTCGGATCGGCATCCTCGCATCTTATCTTGTTACTGCAATCTTCGTACTTATTCGAGTCGCAATCCAGCATGATCATCAGGTTTACTCTGTCTTTCATCCAGGGGAAACGTTGAGTAATGGATTTCGTGAAGTTAGGAAGAGTTTTAGTGTACAATAGCTTGGTGGTCTCCTCCTGGCTAAACTGAAAAATAAAGTAGAATTTATCATTCTTAAAACGCACGTATTTCCTTCGGTTTTTTATGAAGAAGTTCTCAATAAACTGTTTTAATTTCATATCTTGCTCCGACAACCTCATAAAAAGGTCACTGTTGTCCTCGCTTGAGTTATTATCACTTAATCTGAGCAGTGTTGTAAGGAATGCCTGGTCGCAATCTCCCTCAACAAACATAACGTAAAAGTTCATAGTCCTCTCAGGTCCTCCCCAATGTCCTTGAGACGTATCATGACCTCCCTTCCGGGTATGGTCTCAACCCCATTCATATCCAGCCTAAACACGGTCATATCATCAATCGCCCTCTTGATTTCCAGCACGTCAACCAGTGCCTCGATAGTGTCTAAGCTGTGGGTGGATATAAGGAGTTTTGCCCTTAGGTCCACTATCTGATCCAGGAAGGATCTCAACAATCCTGGATGAAGGTCATTCTCAGGCGTGTCCATGGCTATATATTCAGCGTTTCCTGAAATCAGTTCCTTCAAAAGCGCTCTCTTGGCACCTGAGCCTATTTGACTGATGGGTATGGGTTTACCCTTAATGATAAGATAAACTTGGTTTTCAACTACCCTCACATCCTCAATATCAAATTCCTTCATGTACTTTTTAAATGAGGTCAATACTTTAGTAAAGTATTTGTAATCATTTTTAATAGAGTTATTTATTATGTATGCAAGTGCCTTGGTGGAATAAAACATATGATCGGTTACGAAGTAGACGGGCGAGGGCTTAAGTTCG from Metallosphaera sedula DSM 5348 harbors:
- a CDS encoding hydantoinase B/oxoprolinase family protein, which encodes MTSWEIVSRALEFVAEEMGVMLKRSAMSPNIRERMDHSCAIVNERGEVVAQAEHIPVHLGSFSVGVKNLLQQVELEEGDMAIVNDPYVSGTHLNDVMVMAPLPGGLGYVVNKAHHVDVGGPMPGSLNPSASTLYEEGFVIPPLKLMRKGKLNEDVVKMIRENFKVPDTSLGDLNAQISANLVGIARVKQLVERYGVSQVVEAWNTSMEYARRLTLTELARWPKGSGEDEDYLELDRLTRIRARVEISDQGVLADFTGTDPQVESPFNAVYGVTFSAVSFVIRSLLGKDVPTNEGFYSVVRVKAPLGSLVNPTKPSAVGGGNVETSQRIADVTFKALSHLMPVPAAGSGTMMNIMMGGLRGRYWAYYETVGGGMGARPNRDGVSAVQVNMTNTLNTPIEIAERQYPLLFTAYRVREGSGGRGRFKGGDGIVRAFKVMDRTRLSVMAERFLIPPWGLLGGGNGKPGRVTIVRGGVRREMPSKFSTVLESGDEVVIETPGGGGLGKEEETSEG
- a CDS encoding ATP-binding protein, encoding MRSEATTKYPVVEKVIIRKIRGVSFMNEDGKEVELKPSKINIITGSNGSLKTLFLEALSTALLHYSRSPNNVVGLLPTLRMDDSWLYYLASEEVSMTVNDLTLSNASSEEVLKLLLPTSFGHPLRYSGLKVTGPSEEETLIAYYSVATSTGNSNSVQVSRKGRSREIDFVAYSMPNPMNSLFYGNFLSCVSPGLAKGKEEIKRVLGLDFIGYVPDELGRNQIAVLDERGKMLYLPMLGGGISSMVLLLLASSLDVVVYDNVENHLHKTLMVKLIEIMRTSRAQWFVTTQSLEFLEFLDEGKDIQVWQFKRFREKDEVLVRVHRGKEIGEYINELGIDLRG
- a CDS encoding AAA family ATPase is translated as MEKLVLKNFRRFRSLELELNKINVIVGKNNVGKTTILEAFALAASAPYLTDSLGSSIFRSILLNREIPYYLEFVKLGAKKAEVTLGDKKVEIVKELENEILRKKISDEKEKEKGLQVLDALKYMISALVEEMPEVEHPEYSSTYALAKHGEQMVSHYVEVDMGSINIFRHINDSSSELKPSPVYFVTDHMFYSTKALAYIINNSIKNDYKYFTKVLTSFKKYMKEFDIEDVRVVENQVYLIIKGKPIPISQIGSGAKRALLKELISGNAEYIAMDTPENDLHPGLLRSFLDQIVDLRAKLLISTHSLDTIEALVDVLEIKRAIDDMTVFRLDMNGVETIPGREVMIRLKDIGEDLRGL